The nucleotide window ATAGAGACATGGAAATAACTGCTCACTTAACAAGCAAAGCAAGATTCATTGCTTGTGgctttcatttttttctcaattcatccattttctttctttctttttttagtacTATTCCAACTCATTCAAGACTATAAATAAGTAATTGAGGATTTTCATCATTTCTACAAACTAAAGTGATAAATATAAGGAACAATCACTCCTAAATCAGTAAATTTTAGACAAGACAGGTTGAGTCACAGGTCTCACTAAATAATTCAAgggtttagattttttttttttaagaaaaataagagaggCATTTAGATTTCAAAACCCAGATATAATTTCAAGTTGTATTACTCTGAGGCAAATTACAGCAACAAACTACAATGGCATTAAGGGggaaaattttctaaatttaggACTTGCTTTGCCCTAAATCTCATATAACAAGCTCAAATTTCAACTTTTTCTTGGTTTCATTACAGATTAAGCTTTTTCAATTCTCAAAGCATGATATATTCCCTCATCATAATCAACCCATTAACCCCtctctattaaaaaaaaaaaaagcaattatgacaacaaaaagaataattttaaaattataaaagaaaaatagggACATTGATGATTGGATTGATTACTCATAACAACGAATCACCAATAATAATGAAACCAATCAAATTAAACACTtggttttttttagtttataaaaatttgaaggaAAACTAAAAAGAGAACTTCCAGATCTTGATTCTGAGATCAACCTTACACTGGGAGTCGATGACGGAAGCAACAGCCGGCGACTTGCCGGCGGGGACGGTGCCCCTGATCCCATCGCAGGTGACTCTGATGCCAACCTTCTTGCTCTTGAGCCACTCCATTCTCATCTTCACCTTGGTGTCCATCTGAATCACCACCGGgaaccccttcttcttcttcagtgcCGATCTCATGGTGCTCAGCGACTCCGTGTCCAGATCCTGTGACCCCGACACCACCGCCCTCAAGCTCGTCTGGTTGTTCTTGTCGGACTCAAACGCTGTTAGCGACCCGTTCCCAATGAAAACGGAATCTGACAGCGCCGTCACGGTGAACGGATCGTAGAAGAACACAAGGTGGTTGTTAGGGTTCTTTGCGATGAGAGTGAGGTTGAAGAGTGTGGTCAGGTGTGACGGCGAGTCAGTGGAGGTTGTTAGGTTCATCCTCGCAATGCGGAGGTTGGTGATGGAGAATTGCGGCTGGTGTGGCCGGTAAAGAACGTAGAGTGCGGCGCCTACGATTGCGGCGAGGAGTGCGGCGGCGAGGATGATGAGGATTGTCcagaagcagcagcagcagcagatGCTGCGACCGGAGCGGTGCCGGCGGTGGTAGTGCGACTGTGGGCGATAGACTTGGCGGTTGGGGTTGTAGAGCTGGGATTTGACTGGGCCTTGGTTGCCGTTAACCGCTGGGGCTGCGGCGGTTCCGTTAATTGCGCCGTTTCCGTTGGGTTTGGAAGCCGGTTCCGTCATTCTTTGACCGAGGGAAAATGTGAGTGAGAGAGATGAAGGAGTTGTGAGTTGTAATGGGGTTTGAAAGAAAAGAAGCAAGCTTTGTAGAGAGAAAAAGGAGGAATGGAATGGAATGGAAGCCAAGGAGAAGAAGAGTGAAGAGGTGGAGATAGGTACCCAGAACCAAAAGAGGATGCTTCCACCTCACCAATTATGGaatctttttccctttttttattctCTCTTGTTTATACTTAATTGTCTAATATTTCATGTTAGCCTTCGTTTTAGTGTGGAGGAGAGGGTAATTAATTGATGGGAGAAACTCATACTTGAGAGCACTtaaatgatttgattgatttaattaaatttttatttaacagcTTTCAGGTattaacttcacgtaaagtcaaTTTCACTTGAGTTTTTACTTTAATCGATAATAAAAATTCTGGTGCAGTCgattttatgtgaaatttatttagataatttgactaatttaactaaatttttatttaacgacTCTCAACTTAACATAAAATCGATTTCATTTGAGTTTTTATCTTAATTGATAGTAGTaataatgaattaattaataataataaaacttgGATCGGAAGTCAAGATTTGTGTTGTGTTAAAATTGAGAGCCGCACACACACACGTCGGTTGCTGGCTTGCTGCCTTTTTAACATAACATGTGATTGAGTGAATTCTCAGGAACCTTGGGTCCACCTCCATTAAGGATTCACTCCCTAATAATTCATGTTTATTAGCTCTCAATTAATGAGTTAATAACATAACATATGGTCCAACTTGAAAGTGAAAAACTTGGGATATGCAAAATAATTACAAGCCCTAATCCAATCTCTTGTGGCCNNNNNNNNNNNNNNNNNNNNNNNNNNNNNNNNNNNNNNNNNNNNNNNNNNNNNNNNNNNNNNNNNNNNNNNNNNNNNNNNNNNNNNNNNNNNNNNNNNNNNNNNNNNNNNNNNNNNNNNNNNNNNNNNNNNNNNNNNNNNNNNNNNNNNNNNNNNNNNNNNNNNNNNNNNNNNNNNNNNNNNNNNNNNNNNNNNNNNNNNNNNNNNNNNNNNNNNNNNNNNNNNNNNNNNNNNNNNNNNNNNNNNNNNNNNNNNNNNNNNNNNNNNNNNNNNNNNNNNNNNNNNNNNNNNNNNNNNNNNNNNNNNNNNNNNNNNNNNNNNNNNNNNNNNNNNNNNNNNNNNNNNNNNNNNNNNNNNNNNNNNNNNNNNNNNNNNNNNNNNNNNNNNNNNNNNNNNNNNNNNNNNNNNNNNNNNNNNNNNNNNNNNNNNNNNNNNNNNNNNNNNNNNNNNNNNNNNNNNNNNNNNNNNNNNNNNNNNNNNNNNNNNNNNNNNNNNNNNNNNNNNNNNNNNNNNNNNNNNNNNNNNNNNNNNNNNNNNNNNNNNNNNNNNNNNNNNNNNNNNNNNNNNNNNNNNNNNNNNNNNNNNNNNNNNNNNNNNNNNNNNNNNNNNNNNNNNNNNNNNNNNNNNNNNNNNNNNNNNNNNNNNNNNNNNNNNNNNNNNNNNNNNNNNNNNNNNNNNNNNNNNNNNNNNNNNNNNNNNNNNNNNNNNNNNNNNNNNNNNNNNNNNNNNNNNNNNNNNNNNNNNNNNNNNNNNNNNNNNNNNNNNNNNNNNNNNNNNNNNNNNNNNNNNNNNNNNNNNNNNNNNNNNNNNNNNNNNNNNNNNNNNNNNNNNNNNNNNNNNNNNNNNNNNNNNNNNNNNNNNNNNNNNNNNNNNNNNNNNNNNNNNNNNNNNNNNNNNNNNNNNNNNNNNNNNNNNNNNNNNNNNNNNNNNNNNNNNNNNNNNNNNNNNNNNNNNNNNNNNNNNNNNNNNNNNNNNNNNNNNNNNNNNNNNNNNNNNNNNNNNNNNNNNNNNNNNNNNNNNNNNNNNNNNNNNNNNNNNNNNNNNNNNNNNNNNNNNNNNNNNNNNNNNNNNNNNNNNNNNNNNNNNNNNNNNNNNNNNNNNNNNNNNNNNNNNNNNNNNNNNNNNNNNNNNNNNNNNNNNNNNNNNNNNNNNNNNNNNNNNNNNNNNNNNNNNNNNNNNNNNNNNNNNNNNNNNNNNNNNNNNNNNNNNNNNNNNNNNNNNNNNNNNNNNNNNNNNNNNNNNNNNNNNNNNNNNNNNNNNNNNNNNNNNNNNNNNNNNNNNNNNNNNNNNNNNNNNNNNNNNNNNNNNNNNNNNNNNNNNNNNNNNNNNNNNNNNNNNNNNNNNNNNNNNNNNNNNNNNNNNNNNNNNNNNNNNNNNNNNNNNNNNNNNNNNNNNNNNNNNNNNNNNNNNNNNNNNNNNNNNNNNNNNNNNNNNNNNNNNNNNNNNNNNNNNNNNNNNNNNNNNNNNNNNNNNNNNNNNNNNNNNNNNNNNNNNNNNNNNNNNNNNNNNNNNNNNNNNNNNNNNNNNNNNNNNNNNNNNNNNNNNNNNNNNNNNNNNNNNNNNNNNNNNNNNNNNNNNNNNNNNNNNNNNNNNNNNNNNNNNNNNNNNNNNNNNNNNNNNNNNNNNNNNNNNNNNNNNNNNNNNNNNNNNNNNNNNNNNNNNNNNNNNNNNNNNNNNNNNNNNNNNNNNNNNNNNNNNNNNNNNNNNNNNNNNNNNNNNNNNNNNNNNNNNNNNNNNNNNNNNNNNNNNNNNNNNNNNNNNNNNNNNNNNNNNNNNNNNNNNNNNNNNNNNNNNNNNNNNNNNNNNNNNNNNNNNNNNNNNNNNNNNNNNNNNNNNNNNNNNNNNNNNNNNNNNNNNNNNNNNNNNNNNNNNNNNNNNNNNNNNNNNNNNNNNNNNNNNNNNNNNNNNNNNNNNNNNNNNNNNNNNNNNNNNNNNNNNNNNNNNNNNNNNNNNNNNNNNNNNNNNNNNNNNNNNNNNNNNNNNNNNNNNNNNNNNNNNNNNNNNNNNNNNNNNNNNNNNNNNNNNNNNNNNNNNNNNNNNNNNNNNNNNNNNNNNNNNNNNNNNNNNNNNNNNNNNNNNNNNNNNNNNNNNNNNNNNNNNNNNNNNNNNNNNNNNNNNNNNNNNNNNNNNNNNNNNNNNNNNNNNNNNNNNNNNNNNNNNNNNNNNNNNNNNNNNNNNNNNNNNNNNNNNNNNNNNNNNNNNNNNNNNNNNNNNNNNNNNNNNNNNNNNNNNNNNNNNNNNNNNNNNNNNNNNNNNNNNNNNNNNNNNNNNNNNNNNNNNNNNNNNNNNNNNNNNNNNNNNNNNNNNNNNNNNNNNNNNNNNNNNNNNNNNNNNNNNNNNNNNNNNNNNNNNNNNNNNNNNNNNNNNNNNNNNNNNNNNNNNNNNNNNNNNNNNNNNNNNNNNNNNNNNNNNNNNNNNNNNNNNNNNNNNNNNNNNNNAAACATGCCTATtatattacatatttttttatattagtaagaCCTAAATTAATCAAGTTTacgtaattaaaaatataaaacatataaatgcaaaaaaataaaaatattttaaaaatattatgacaTTTACACTAATTtttcacacacacatatatatataaatttggtTGAgttagagaataaaaaatttaactaaaacaataaaaaatacttagaaataataaaaataaaaaatgatcttattataaatatataattttaaatattatatatatgaaactttaaatgttaattttaataaataaaaaatatttatttttttgtatttatatattttatatttttaattacataaGTTTGATTAGTTTAGGTCTTATTAATATAAGTAAATATATAATGTGATTGGgatgtatttaaaattatattatttttattccatttttctaaaaaaattgaaaaaaaaggttaatatttttatgtattatatataatattttaaataaattatattttaaaaatattttgatgaaaaaatattttatatagattggtacatgagattgggatgcacAAATTTTGAGACATTAAATGTTGTTGGCAAGATGGAGaaactgtactctttttttcttggtcaagttttttcttgacaaggtttttaatgagacaATTCCNNNNNNNNNNNNNNNNNNNNNNNNNNNNNNNNNNNNNNNNNNNNNNNNNNNNNNNNNNNNNNNNNNNNNNNNNNNNNNNNNNNNNNNNNNNaattttaaatattttttataataatttttaatattttttatttaattttaaatattttttattatattttaaattttttttaaataaaaaatattcaaaaaatcaaaatataacaatcattaatatctaaaaattctaaaaaaatatcattccaAATAATAAACAAAGCAACATcccaaaattctaaaaattttaaacctCTTTCTTTtaatctctttctttttaaatactcaaataaaaaatctaagaaaaaagATTCGCGATAGATTGTAGACCTTAAAATTTTATAGTAACAATGAAGTAATGACAACGTATTTTTTTGCGACGTGCTCAAGATTCTGTCGCCAATAATTATGTGTAAAGAAAAATGAGCACAATAGAGAAGTTGACCACGTCGAAGAGAGGCACACGGAAAAGGAACTTCAGCACGGTGGAGCGAAATAAAGGACCGGCAAAGAGAAGCGAACGTACAGCAGAGAGAAAACAAAGGCACCAGGGTGGAGCTTAATTGAGATAAATGGAGCCATGAccccaaattttttataaaaaaaaaatagtattttttcaaaaaataaaaaatagttttgttGGTTCAAATGCTTTACTATAACTTAAAGTATTCAAGTTCAAATCTTTATCTCTTACTTTTATTgcacaataatttttagttttaaacattCAAAACATGTTGGATTTGGAACACTTCCTCTACATTTgagtttaaatataaaaaattaggtattttttatttaatttaatattattttatattttattatttatttaattaaattttttatatgataaaaaatattagaatattcaataggtattgatattattgtatttgtataaattgataaaagaaattcaataaatattataaattttaatatttgtctttctaactttttttttacatattttacaggatatatattcaaatttttatataaaataatcatgaaaaataaaaaaattgatgaatttttaagagaaaggctaatatttaagaaggagaacatataacttttacaatatcaaTACCTATAAATAGctcttctactttaatgaatcaTAAAGAAAGTGAGATataactttcaaaaattcaaaaacttgCATTTGATGATTTTGACCTTAATTCTTTGGAATGAAATCTTGAAAAATAGCTTCAAATTTGACAATATCATCCAAATCAAAAAGATGAGGTAAGACAAACTTATCTTAAATGAGGTCCatgtaaaaaatatcttaacaaTTATTCTCTATTTGGTCCCtctaaaattttgtttcaagttTTACCACCGAAAAGtacaatagaaaaaaatacaCACGGCAAAAATAAGTACATGCATAATGCAAAGAGAAGCAACGCGAAACGAGACTTTATTTTGGGGAGATGTAAAAAAGAGAGTgaagtaattaaaatttcatatagtttttatgtttttattgtagtaataaaattaactttttagaatgaattatatgttatttttgataatttttaaaattttttacatcctaactaataattaattatatggaaaGAGAAGCACTGCAAAAAGAGACTTTATTTTGGGGGTGtaaaaaaagaaagtgaaataattaaaattttatatagtttttatttttttattgtggtaataaaattaattttttagaatgaattatatgttatttttggtaatttttaaaattttttacatcccaattaataattaattgtaGTTGATTAGTATCATAATTAGTTATCTAATAAGATTGTTTGAAATTATGAACAGACAaagcaattattattattattattattattattattattattattattattattataacatCGTGTTTGGTTGTATCGAGAAATGTTGTGTTATTTTTACGTACACTcacttttaacttttttatttcatatttaaaatgattaataaaaagataacataaatataatttctGTTATGTATTTATGTAATATACAGTATAAAATTTATGCTTAGcccacttaaaaaaaaaaaaatccactttTCATTGGTCAAAATCAACTGGTGGTTTATATTTTATAGGAATTCCCAAAAAGAATGCAGTAGCGCCAACTTGCTATCAGTAGCGTAAGGTTCCATATATtatgctgtttttttttttcacaataaCTATTTGTTTTTCagagatttttttcttttttgtctttaatctttgaaagaaaaagaaaacttattatttatctaatttagaaaaataaatttaaggaGCACACCTACTAATATCAATGTTCCAATATGTCCAATTCCAAACATTAAAATCTTGTCAGACTTTTTATAGAACTCGTGAATTGAATTAGAAACTCATAATCACTTCAAAAATACTATAATGGTTTTTATCTCAGGCTAGTGACAAACTCTTAAATGGAGCTTAAATTTGTGACAGATTAATTTTTGACTTGTTAGATTAAGAGATACggtgaacaaaaaaattatattatagttacatctatctattattatttaacCAATAATATTGCATGTTGTGGTTTTATATATAAGTTCATCTCGAAACTGTAAAATCTGAGTCAGTGCTGATTATATTAGAGATTGACAATTGACCCTGTAACCCTAAGTTTAGTTTAGTAATCGCATTCATTCATTGTTGCATATGCGTAACTCCAAAGCCAATTATTACCTttgcttcccaacccacttggCGGTCCACTTCTCACTTGGATATTTACCTTTTTAATTCATTTATCGTCTCCTCCTCGAGTACTTTCTTTGTTGCTAAATTAAATTGATCATTATATAgtgtatatattatttaaagagCATGATGACAAGTATTTTGTTACTATTTTGTATAGATAGAGTGAGGGATATCCAAACTCTACGCTTTTATGGTACACTGCCGACACTTGGATTTacattatttcaaattttaagtggggccctttttttctttttgtacaaAATGGCGTGCATACTTTTTACTATGACCAACTATACCAACCCCCACAATAAACATATGTGTGTGCTCTTGGTTTAGTTACATATATACTGTGCTTGAGTTGTTTAGTTTACATCAAAGTCGGTGCATACAGGTTGGAGGCTTGGTTCTAGTAGAGCATATTATAACAAAGTCTCCTAAATAATCACATTTGGGTTCAAATTCTAttagtcaaaaaaaaaaaaaactattagtGTGGGTGACTGTGTTGTATGGGTATATTGTATTGtaatgaccaaaaaaaaaaatccgtgtatataccaaaatcaactattgataacttttaattttttatgtgtacATATCTTCTTATACTACATTACAtataatttctctttttttttttagttacacatggtattttttaatttgtcaaataaaaaactaattgaTTGAGAATTTGAGTCTTATTTAAAAGTTTGTCACTGATTAATAGATTGCTATATGCAAAAGATAGAATTTGAACCTCTAACATTTCTTTAAATAGAAAGTGAGTTGATATCAACAAATTGAGTGCAGCTACATATATAGTATTACAGTGTGTGCCTGATTTGCACATGACGAACATAtacctaattaattttaattaaaagttagaaataaaataatttatattttaaaattaattttaacaaattaaatagtaTACCGATAACGCTGACTAAATTCTTTtacaatatataattatgaaaacggcagaaaatttttttgttgtacttactttcttttacttaattttggATAGGGTAGAGTGCAATGAACTctgccattttttttttttggtcaggaAGTCTACCAATTTAAACACATCTATAAACCAATTTTGTGAAACGTGATAATTTGTTGTAAATGCAGGGAGTATAAATTTATCGTTGCAAAAATTGGCATGTTTAAGTAAGGGTGGCAATATATACTTTATTCGTGGGTACCCAATCTAACTCCACCCGGCCGGATAGGGTTGCCAACTCGATTTGCAGCGGATAGGGTAGGGTGCGGGTAGGATTTTTGTGCGGGTTGAGTCTCAACCCTACCCGATTAACCCGCactctatatatgtatatgttatatttatataaaaatatgttttaagtaAATGTTGAACCAAAGATCTCTCATTAAATGCAAAAAGATTCTTAGCCACTAAAAAagaatcattaattgat belongs to Arachis duranensis cultivar V14167 chromosome 8, aradu.V14167.gnm2.J7QH, whole genome shotgun sequence and includes:
- the LOC107461230 gene encoding NDR1/HIN1-like protein 13 — encoded protein: MTEPASKPNGNGAINGTAAAPAVNGNQGPVKSQLYNPNRQVYRPQSHYHRRHRSGRSICCCCCFWTILIILAAALLAAIVGAALYVLYRPHQPQFSITNLRIARMNLTTSTDSPSHLTTLFNLTLIAKNPNNHLVFFYDPFTVTALSDSVFIGNGSLTAFESDKNNQTSLRAVVSGSQDLDTESLSTMRSALKKKKGFPVVIQMDTKVKMRMEWLKSKKVGIRVTCDGIRGTVPAGKSPAVASVIDSQCKVDLRIKIWKFSF